In Aspergillus chevalieri M1 DNA, chromosome 7, nearly complete sequence, the sequence CATAAATCCGAGTAACAGTCGCATCGGTCGTTAAAGACGCCTGCCGCACGGACGGATTGTGGTATCATAGTTGCAGGACTAGGAAGCCAATTCGGTGGTACCGTGTGAACCCAGTTAACAAGTTTGGAATCCAGTTCTTGGGCTTGTGACATAAGGTGCAGTATTTCAGATTCAGTAATCTGTGACGGAGGCCTTGATGCGAGTGACTCCCATGCTAATCGGAGATTTACCAGTCCAGATGAGGCCATTTGTAATTGTTCTGGTGCTGTCTGGGCTATTGGTGCTGTGAGTGGCCAAACCTTCGGGGTTGGGACCATTGGATGAGCCAGGCCCATTGACGTTCGGATCTATGGCTTCATTAGCATGGACTTGAACAATATAGATGCTATGCTTACGACTTCGTGCTCAACACCATCCGCCAATAATCTGCATGAAGGTGAGTCCAATTGTTCAGGTCTCCTGCTATTGATCAATGCAATAGCTCCGCGTAGATGATCCCGAGGAGGGAGTTGTCGATCTCGTTTAGACACGAAATCCTGATCTTGTTAGACAAGCAAATCAACAATCAGGACTAGAACCAACCTCATATAATGAAAGTAAGAGAACAGTCAACAGAATCTCGTTCAAATTCCCATCAATATCTGTCTGTAGTACTTCACGCGTCTTCCGAAGAGCTCTGAGGAACGAGTGTTCGGCCAACTGAAGCGAATTCCGTTCACCGGTCCAGGCAGCCACGGAAAAGGCAGAGACTGCGAGTAAGCTCAGATGCACAGACGATCCTACTTGCGTCTCGGAATAAAACTGAGGCAGGAGGTCTAAGAAGCCATTGCTGATCTGAGGATCCTTTGGGAGATAAAGATACGAATTGAAAAACAATGGAATGACCGTATCCTCCATAGGTAGGTAGATACTGCGAGGAATAGAGACATTGAAAGTTGGGACCGGTGGAACCGGTGGTACCAGTCGGGAAATCTCTAGTGTATGGGGGATAGAGTCGCTAGAGGTTGAAACTGGTGAAACCGAAGAAACTAGTGTCTCTGGAGTATGGGGAATATCAACAATAGTAGATATCGAATCATCCGATGACGAAGGTGTCGTTGCCGGCACGACTGCCTTTGAGGCAGAAGACTGCTTACCTGGGGCACCCTTTTTCTTGCGCTGGAAAGCTGTCTGCCCTCTTAGCGCGACATCGAGTGGATGTTGGTACCCGGGGCAAGTCCGACCAGTCCGGACACAGGCCCTACAATGCGGACGCGCCTCATCGCACTGCAGCAGTTAGCCCCGTTCTAATCCACTGATAGCGTGGCAGCTTACTTTGATCCGTCTCTGACGGCAATTCTGGCACCCGGTACTAGGCTTTCCACCATAAGCCATTCTGAATAATGACTCGGATTTCTAGTTTAGAGAAGATGGTCATCCGATAATCATAAGGTCGGGATCAGATATCGTGCTGCCTGATCAGGATCGTCGTCACCGTTGCCAATTTGCATGGCACGCCGTCACGATGCATGTCAAGCCATTCATGTCAAGGTATATAGGAACACAGCCACGAACGCTCAGGGATGTTGTATGGAGTAACTAGTTCTTATTGTCACGagaaaagatgaagtcgGGATTACCCCGGATATTTCAAAGAATAGCATAGCGTCGCCACCAACCACGTGCCTGCTGACTGAGCAAACTACTTTTGTGCCTGAGGCAGGGGACCACTGTTTTTCATCCCTTTTCCTTATC encodes:
- a CDS encoding Zn(II)2Cys6 transcription factor (COG:S;~EggNog:ENOG410PM0B;~InterPro:IPR036864,IPR021858,IPR001138;~PFAM:PF00172;~go_function: GO:0000981 - DNA-binding transcription factor activity, RNA polymerase II-specific [Evidence IEA];~go_function: GO:0008270 - zinc ion binding [Evidence IEA];~go_process: GO:0006355 - regulation of transcription, DNA-templated [Evidence IEA]); amino-acid sequence: MAYGGKPSTGCQNCRQRRIKCDEARPHCRACVRTGRTCPGYQHPLDVALRGQTAFQRKKKGAPGKQSSASKAVVPATTPSSSDDSISTIVDIPHTPETLVSSVSPVSTSSDSIPHTLEISRLVPPVPPVPTFNVSIPRSIYLPMEDTVIPLFFNSYLYLPKDPQISNGFLDLLPQFYSETQVGSSVHLSLLAVSAFSVAAWTGERNSLQLAEHSFLRALRKTREVLQTDIDGNLNEILLTVLLLSLYEDFVSKRDRQLPPRDHLRGAIALINSRRPEQLDSPSCRLLADGVEHEVIRTSMGLAHPMVPTPKVWPLTAPIAQTAPEQLQMASSGLVNLRLAWESLASRPPSQITESEILHLMSQAQELDSKLVNWVHTVPPNWLPSPATMIPQSVRAAGVFNDRCDCYSDLWVAATWNSYRDSRIVVQKIILSCLRMLTDTDTNINASSPSNQATLAVKSTAEATIQSLAMDICACVPFLLGSQMESVQLNPYKVEYPEAEGRPLTQGHQQTAPLLGGWFLITFLGNLCTSGLCLSEEHLGWIRGQMQRILQIYNFGFVPPSQV